The Numida meleagris isolate 19003 breed g44 Domestic line chromosome 12, NumMel1.0, whole genome shotgun sequence genome includes a window with the following:
- the EIF4E1B gene encoding eukaryotic translation initiation factor 4E type 1B, with protein sequence MASGEQRRQEERRRRRAQQQELQVAESLGKHPLHNRWALWFFKNDKSKMWQANLRLVTKFSTVEDFWALYTHIQLASKLTSGCDYSLFKDGIEPMWEDSQNKRGGRWLITLAKQQRHTELDRFWLETLLCLIGEMFDEYSDEVCGAVINIRAKGDKIAIWTREAENREGVTHIGRIYKEHLGLSQKVAIGYQAHADTATKSGSLTKNKFVV encoded by the exons ATGGCTTCAGGGGAGCAG aggaggcaggaggagcGGCGCCGGCgcagggctcagcagcaggagctgcaggtggcAGAGAGCCTGGGCAAGCACCCACTGCACAACAG GTGGGCCCTGTGGTTCTTCAAGAATGACAAGAGCAAGATGTGGCAGGCCAACCTGCGCCTGGTCACCAAGTTCAGCACGGTGGAGGACTTCTGGGC ACTGTACACCCACATCCAGCTGGCCAGCAAGCTGACGTCAGGCTGTGACTATTCCCTCTTCAAG GACGGCATCGAGCCCATGTGGGAGGACAGCCAGAACAAGCGTGGTGGGCGCTGGCTCATCACCCTGGCCAAGCAGCAGCGGCACACGGAGCTGGACCGCTTCTGGCTGGAGACG CTCCTGTGCCTCATCGGGGAGATGTTCGATGAGTACAGCGATGAGGTGTGCGGGGCCGTCATCAACATCCGCGCCAAGGGAGACAAGATCGCCATCTGGACCCGGGAGGCGGAGAACCGGGAGGGTGTCACGCACATCGG GCGCATCTACAAGGAGCACCTGGGGCTGTCGCAGAAGGTGGCTATCGGGTACCAGGCGCACGCGGACACGGCCACCAAGAGCGGCTCCCTCACCAAGAACAAATTTGTCGTGTGA
- the SNCB gene encoding beta-synuclein: MEVFMKGLSKAKEGVVAAAEKTKQGVAEAAEKTKEGVLYVGSKTQGVVQGVTSVAEKAKEQASQLGEAAFSGAGNIAAATGLVKKEEFPADLKAEEVAQEAVEEPLVEPLLEPEGESYEESPQEEYQEYEPEA; this comes from the exons atggaggtgttcatgaaGGGCTTGTCCAAGGCCAAGGAGGGGGTGGTCGCCGCCGCCGAGAAGACCAAGCAGGGGGTAGCTGAGGCCGCCGAGAAGACCAAGGAAGGGGTCCTCTATGTCG GGAGCAAAACCCAAGGCGTGGTGCAAGGCGTCACCTCAG TGGCCGAGAAGGCGAAGGAGCAGGCGTCCCAGCTGGGCGAAGCGGCGTTCTCTGGCGCCGGCAACATCGCTGCGGCCACGGGGCTGGTGAAGAAGGAGGAGTTCCCCGCGGACCTGAAG GCCGAGGAGGTGGCCCAGGAGGCTGTGGAGGAGCCGCTGGTTGAGCCGCTGCTGGAGCCGGAGGGGGAGAGCTACGAGGAGTCTCCACAG GAGGAATACCAGGAATACGAGCCAGAGGCATAA